A genome region from Hevea brasiliensis isolate MT/VB/25A 57/8 chromosome 7, ASM3005281v1, whole genome shotgun sequence includes the following:
- the LOC110649207 gene encoding F-box/LRR-repeat protein 12 isoform X2 — protein MLLTRFQHLHHLSLSGCTRLPNSSLTPLQFYRSKLHSLHLDCCSGITDSGLSLVATGSSSLMVINLSKCNMTDVGLETLANGCSALKQISLSYCPLVSDSGLRALSQACHHLQTVKISCCRKINGIGLTGCSPTLAYLDADFCNLKPNGIVGIVSGGGLEYLNVSHISHCIPEDGLAVIGSGFATRLRILYLWNCKTVGDKSIMAIAKGCPLLQEWNLGSCDAVKISGWKSIGSNCNKLEKLHVDRCQNLCDDGLQALREGCKRLSVLYISKHCRQFSSTALEEFKLYRNNVDIREQKLTIQM, from the exons AT GCTGCTTACCCGTTTTCAACATTTGCACCACCTGTCGCTTTCTGGTTGTACGAGGCTACCTAATTCAAGCCTAACCCCATTGCAATTTTATCGTTCAAAGTTGCACTCCCTTCATCTGGATTGCTGTTCTGGAATCACAGATAGTGGACTTTCCCTGGTTGCCACAGGTTCCTCCTCTCTAATGGTTATTAATCTTTCTAAATGCAACATGACTGATGTTGGGTTAGAAACTCTAGCAAATGGTTGCTCAGCTTTGAAGCAAATAAGTCTCTCGTACTGTCCTCTTGTTTCTGACTCTGGACTGAGAGCTCTTTCTCAAGCATGCCATCATCTTCAGACAGTTAAGATATCTTGTTGCAGAAAAATAAATGGCATTGGCCTTACAGGGTGTTCACCAACTTTAGCTTATTTAGATGCAGATTTTTGTAACCTTAAACCAAATGGGATAGTGGGAATTGTTAGCGGAGGAGGGCTTGAGTATCTAAATGTGTCTCATATAAGCCATTGCATTCCTGAAGATGGTTTAGCAGTAATTGGTTCAGGTTTTGCCACAAGGCTTAGAATCCTCTACCTTTGGAATTGCAAAACTGTTGGTGACAAGTCCATCATGGCAATAGCTAAGGGTTGCCCGTTGCTTCAAGAATGGAATTTGGGATCGTGTGATGCAGTCAAGATTTCAGGATGGAAGTCTATAGGGTCCAACTGCAATAAATTGGAGAAACTTCATGTGGATCGCTGCCAGAATTTGTGTGATGATGGGCTGCAGGCTCTCAGAGAAGGGTGCAAAAGGCTCTCAGTTTTATATATCAGCAAGCATTGTCGTCAATTTTCTTCCACTGCACTAGAGGAGTTCAAATTGTATAGAAATAATGTTGACATCAGGGAACAAAAACTAACCATTCAGATGTGA
- the LOC110649208 gene encoding peroxisomal membrane protein 13, translated as MDSTSQPSGSNAPAKPWERAGTSSSGPTPFKPSSPGSTSDVVEASGTAKPGEMVPAVNKNTTVNGNSLGRPVPTRPWEQQTYGSTYGGYGSGLNYNSGYGSGMYGSSYGGIGGYGGGLYGNNMYRGGYGGLYGGGMYGGGGTYNGGFGGPMGGYGMGMGPYGDQDPNNPYGAPSSPPGFWISFLRVMQGVVNFFGRISILIDQNTQAFHMFMTALLQLFDRTGLLYGELARFVLRLLGIKTKPRKVQGPGPDGLPAPQNPHRNQNYIEGPKGAPSGAWDNVWGDGAN; from the exons ATGGACTCTACTTCCCAACCATcag GTAGTAATGCTCCAGCTAAACCTTGGGAACGAGCAGGGACCTCATCATCTGGCCCAACACCTTTTAAACCCTCATCGCCTGGCAGCACCAGTGATGTAGTTGAGGCATCTGGAACAGCAAAACCCGGCGAAATGGTTCCAGCTGTCAATAAGAATACAACTGTGAATGGAAATTCTCTTGGTAGGCCTGTACCGACTAGGCCGTGGGAGCAGCAAACATATGGGAGCACATATGGAG GCTATGGCTCTGGTCTAAATTATAATTCTGGTTATGGTTCTGGAATGTATGGTTCTTCATATGGTGGAATTGGAGGGTATGGTGGTGGATTGTATGGAAATAACATGTATAGAGGAGGTTATGGTGGTCTGTATGGAGGCGGTATGTATGGTGGTGGGGGAACGTACAATGGTGGTTTTGGTGGTCCAATGGGTGGTTATGGAATGGGCATGGGCCCATATGGTGATCAAGATCCGAATAACCCCTATGGTGCTCCATCATCTCCTCCTGGCTTTTGGATTTCTTTCCTTCGAGTG ATGCAAGGCGTAGTGAACTTTTTTGGCCGGATATCGATTCTGATAGACCAGAACACCCAGGCATTTCACATGTTCATGACAGCACTGCTTCAG CTCTTTGATCGCACAGGCTTATTGTATGGAGAGTTGGCCAGATTTGTTTTGAGATTGTTGGGAATCAAAACAAAGCCCAGGAAGGTTCAAGGACCAGGGcctgatggacttcctgctcctCAAAATCCCCACCGGAATCAAAACTACATTGAGGGTCCTAAGGGTGCTCCAAGCGGTGCATGGGATAATGTTTGGGGAGACGGTGCTAATTAA
- the LOC110649207 gene encoding F-box/LRR-repeat protein 12 isoform X1, producing MEDHSNDVLTSVMHLPDDCLIIIFQWLGSCSDCESFGLTCHRWYNIQNVSCHSLRFPSCFARLYYLHSDSYCLHRLLTRFQHLHHLSLSGCTRLPNSSLTPLQFYRSKLHSLHLDCCSGITDSGLSLVATGSSSLMVINLSKCNMTDVGLETLANGCSALKQISLSYCPLVSDSGLRALSQACHHLQTVKISCCRKINGIGLTGCSPTLAYLDADFCNLKPNGIVGIVSGGGLEYLNVSHISHCIPEDGLAVIGSGFATRLRILYLWNCKTVGDKSIMAIAKGCPLLQEWNLGSCDAVKISGWKSIGSNCNKLEKLHVDRCQNLCDDGLQALREGCKRLSVLYISKHCRQFSSTALEEFKLYRNNVDIREQKLTIQM from the coding sequence TTGCCATCGCTGGTATAATATTCAAAATGTAAGCTGCCATTCCTTACGATTTCCTTCCTGTTTCGCACGCCTTTACTACCTTCATAGTGATTCCTACTGTCTTCATAGGCTGCTTACCCGTTTTCAACATTTGCACCACCTGTCGCTTTCTGGTTGTACGAGGCTACCTAATTCAAGCCTAACCCCATTGCAATTTTATCGTTCAAAGTTGCACTCCCTTCATCTGGATTGCTGTTCTGGAATCACAGATAGTGGACTTTCCCTGGTTGCCACAGGTTCCTCCTCTCTAATGGTTATTAATCTTTCTAAATGCAACATGACTGATGTTGGGTTAGAAACTCTAGCAAATGGTTGCTCAGCTTTGAAGCAAATAAGTCTCTCGTACTGTCCTCTTGTTTCTGACTCTGGACTGAGAGCTCTTTCTCAAGCATGCCATCATCTTCAGACAGTTAAGATATCTTGTTGCAGAAAAATAAATGGCATTGGCCTTACAGGGTGTTCACCAACTTTAGCTTATTTAGATGCAGATTTTTGTAACCTTAAACCAAATGGGATAGTGGGAATTGTTAGCGGAGGAGGGCTTGAGTATCTAAATGTGTCTCATATAAGCCATTGCATTCCTGAAGATGGTTTAGCAGTAATTGGTTCAGGTTTTGCCACAAGGCTTAGAATCCTCTACCTTTGGAATTGCAAAACTGTTGGTGACAAGTCCATCATGGCAATAGCTAAGGGTTGCCCGTTGCTTCAAGAATGGAATTTGGGATCGTGTGATGCAGTCAAGATTTCAGGATGGAAGTCTATAGGGTCCAACTGCAATAAATTGGAGAAACTTCATGTGGATCGCTGCCAGAATTTGTGTGATGATGGGCTGCAGGCTCTCAGAGAAGGGTGCAAAAGGCTCTCAGTTTTATATATCAGCAAGCATTGTCGTCAATTTTCTTCCACTGCACTAGAGGAGTTCAAATTGTATAGAAATAATGTTGACATCAGGGAACAAAAACTAACCATTCAGATGTGA